Proteins encoded in a region of the Zea mays cultivar B73 chromosome 2, Zm-B73-REFERENCE-NAM-5.0, whole genome shotgun sequence genome:
- the LOC100273368 gene encoding Blue copper protein: MPWLPAQCRTESKHSMAMAQARVVALALCALLLVSGVARRAEAVSYNVGNSAGWDLSADLPSWADGKTFNVGDVLVFQYSSYHTLDEVDQAGFNNCSAANALLSRSDGNTTVPLTAPGDRYFICGSQLHCLGGMKLHVLVSQPAGGAPAKATPQSTPQTGSGAALGPSTDDAGLAGIPWLVLGGSHRATVGSMLLTWLFVATALLLV; this comes from the exons ATGCCTTGGCTGCCTGCACAGTGCCGCACAGAGAGCAAGCATAGCATGGCCATGGCCCAAGCTCGCGTCGTTGCTCTGGCTCTGTGCGCCCTGCTCCTTGTCTCCGGCGTGGCCCGGAGAGCCGAGGCTGTCTCGTACAACGTCGGCAACAGCGCGGGGTGGGATCTCAGCGCCGACTTGCCGTCGTGGGCCGACGGCAAAACCTTCAACGTCGGCGACGTTCTAG TGTTCCAGTACTCCAGCTACCACACCCTGGACGAAGTCGACCAGGCCGGGTTCAACAACTGCAGCGCCGCCAACGCGCTCCTGTCGCGGAGCGACGGCAACACGACGGTGCCGCTGACGGCGCCCGGCGACCGGTACTTCATCTGCGGCAGCCAGCTGCACTGCCTGGGCGGGATGAAGCTGCACGTGCTCGTCAGCCAGCCGGCGGGAGGAGCTCCGGCGAAGGCCACGCCGCAGTCCACGCCGCAGACGGGCTCCGGGGCCGCCCTTGGGCCCAGCACCGACGATGCGGGGCTTGCGGGCATACCCTGGCTCGTTCTCGGCGGGTCCCATCGAGCTACGGTGGGCTCCATGCTGCTGACGTGGCTGTTCGTAGCCACAGCTCTGCTGCTTGTATGA